Proteins encoded within one genomic window of Lemur catta isolate mLemCat1 chromosome 23, mLemCat1.pri, whole genome shotgun sequence:
- the PTGS2 gene encoding prostaglandin G/H synthase 2, producing the protein MLARALLLAALLALSHAANPCCSNPCQNRGVCMSVGFDQYKCDCTRTGFYGENCSTPEFLTRIRLLLKPTPNTVHYILTHFKGVWNIVNKIPFLRNAIMKYVLTSRSHLIDSPPTYNMHYGYKSWESFSNLSYYTRALPPVAEDCPTPMGVKGKKELPDSKDIVEKFLLRRKFIPDPQGTNMMFAFFAQHFTHQFFKTDHKRGPAFTKGLGHGVDLNHIYGETLDRQHKLRLFKDGKMKYQIIDGEVYPPTVKDTQAEMIYPPHIPEHLQFAVGQEVFGLVPGLMMYATIWLREHNRVCDVLKQEHPEWGDEQLFQTSRLILIGETIKIVIEDYVQHLSGYHFKLKFDPELLFNQQFQYQNRIAAEFNTLYHWHPLLPDAFQIEDQEYNYQQFLYNNSILLEHGLTQFVESFTKQIAGRVAGGRNVPPAVQKVAKASIDQSRQMKYQSFNEYRKRFMLRPYASFEELTGEKEMAAELEALYGDIDAMELYPGLLVEKPRPDAIFGETMVEVGAPFSLKGLMGNAICSPDYWKPSTFGGEVGFKIINTASIQSLICSNVKGCPFTAFNVPDPQLVKTITINASASRSGLDDIKPTVLLKERSTEL; encoded by the exons ATGCTCGCCCGCGCCCTGCTGCTCGCCGCGCTCCTGGCGCTCAGCCACGCAG CAAATCCTTGCTGTTCCAACCCATGTCAAAACAGAGGTGTATGTATGAGTGTAGGATTCGACCAGTATAAGTGTGATTGTACCCGGACAGGATTTTATGGCGAAAACTGTTCAACAC CTGAATTTCTGACAAGAATAAGATTACTTCTGAAGCCCACTCCAAACACTGTGCACTACATACTCACCCACTTCAAGGGAGTCTGGAATATTGTCAATAAAATTCCCTTCCTTCGAAACGCAATTATGAAATATGTGTTAACAT ccagatcccatTTGATTGATAGTCCACCCACTTATAATATGCACTATGGCTACAAAAGCTGGGAATCATTCTCTAACCTCTCCTATTACACCAGAGCCCTTCCTCCTGTGGCTGAAGACTGCCCAACTCCCATGGGTGTGAAAG GGAAGAAGGAGCTTCCTGATTCAAAAGACATTGTGGAAAAATTTCTTCTAAGGAGAAAGTTCATCCCTGATCCCCAGGGCACAAATATGATGTTTGCATTCTTTGCCCAGCACTTTACCCATCAATTTTTCAAGACAGATCATAAGCGAGGACCAGCTTTCACCAAAGGACTGGGCCATGGG GTGGACTTAAATCATATTTATGGGGAAACTCTGGACAGACAGCATAAGCTACGCCTTTTCAaggatggaaaaatgaaatatcag ATAATTGATGGAGAAGTGTATCCTCCTACAGTCAAAGATACTCAGGCAGAGATGATCTATCCCCCCCACATCCCTGAACACCTGCAGTTCGCTGTGGGACAGGAGGTCTTTGGGCTTGTGCCTGGGCTGATGATGTACGCCACAATCTGGCTGCGGGAACACAACCGAGTGTGCGATGTGCTTAAGCAGGAGCATCCAGAATGGGGCGATGAGCAGTTGTTCCAGACCAGCAGGCTGATACTGATAG GAGAGACTATTAAGATTGTGATTGAAGACTACGTACAGCACTTGAGTGGCTATCACTTCAAACTGAAGTTTGACCCAGAGCTGCTTTTCAACCAACAATTCCAGTACCAGAACCGCATCGCTGCTGAGTTTAACACACTCTATCACTGGCATCCCCTTCTGCCGGACGCCTTTCAGATTGAGGATCAGGAATACAACTATCAACAATTTCTCTACAACAACTCTATACTACTGGAACATGGACTTACCCAGTTTGTTGAATCATTCACCAAACAAATTGCTGGGAGG GTTGCTGGTGGTAGGAATGTTCCACCCGCAGTACAAAAAGTAGCCAAGGCCTCAATAGACCAGAGCAGACAGATGAAATACCAGTCTTTTAATGAGTACCGCAAACGCTTTATGCTGAGGCCCTACGCATCATTTGAAGAACTTACGG GTGAGAAGGAAATGGCTGCAGAGTTGGAAGCCCTCTACGGAGACATTGATGCGATGGAGCTCTATCCTGGCCTTCTGGTAGAAAAGCCTCGCCCAGATGCCATCTTTGGTGAAACCATGGTAGAAGTTGGAGCGCCCTTCTCCTTGAAAGGACTGATGGGTAATGCCATATGTTCTCCTGACTACTGGAAGCCGAGCACTTTTGGTGGAGAAGTAGGTTTTAAAATCATCAACACTGCCTCCATTCAGTCTCTTATCTGCAGTAATGTGAAAGGCTGTCCCTTCACTGCCTTCAACGTTCCGGATCCACAGCTCGTCAAAACCATCACCATTAACGCCAGCGCTTCCCGCTCAGGACTAGACGACATCAAACCCACAGTGCTGCTAAAAGAACGTTCAACTGAACTGTAG